The Nitrospinota bacterium genome contains a region encoding:
- a CDS encoding tRNA-dihydrouridine synthase family protein, translating into MLIKNDIKLILAPMAGFSDQPFRRLCIRNGADEVVTELLSSNALVRDNGKTLKMAEIHPEERPASIQIFGSDPEIMAEAARRVEELRPLFIDINMGCPARKVRKGGSGSALLENPARAGEIVKRVVEAVKTPVSVKIRTGKNQKDKRGFEVALEAVQNGASRITVHARSVEDMFSGPIDFSFVSELKKRVDVEIIGNGDIKSLKDAHNWLEMTGADGLMIGRGALGMPSIFKEIRAGREIRPQEELGTILQHCIWMEEFYGSYGIGQMKGHLMHYLRGMSSAKKVRGLINNSKTFDEIKDIVKEFLGNKLENAA; encoded by the coding sequence ATGCTCATTAAAAATGATATAAAACTGATTCTGGCTCCAATGGCCGGTTTTTCGGACCAACCATTCAGGCGTCTTTGCATCAGAAACGGCGCCGATGAGGTAGTAACTGAGCTTTTAAGCTCGAATGCGCTTGTCCGCGACAACGGGAAAACCCTGAAAATGGCCGAAATACACCCTGAAGAGAGGCCTGCGTCCATACAGATCTTCGGAAGCGATCCAGAGATAATGGCTGAAGCCGCAAGGAGAGTAGAAGAACTACGGCCGCTGTTTATCGATATCAATATGGGGTGCCCAGCCAGGAAGGTGAGAAAAGGGGGTTCTGGCTCAGCACTTCTGGAAAACCCGGCCCGTGCCGGGGAGATCGTAAAAAGGGTCGTAGAAGCGGTAAAAACCCCTGTCAGCGTGAAAATAAGGACCGGAAAAAACCAGAAGGATAAAAGAGGTTTTGAAGTAGCGCTGGAAGCTGTTCAGAATGGGGCATCAAGGATTACCGTTCACGCCAGGAGTGTCGAGGACATGTTCTCCGGGCCTATCGATTTCTCTTTCGTTTCAGAGCTTAAAAAGAGGGTTGACGTGGAGATCATCGGAAACGGCGATATCAAGTCCCTCAAAGACGCGCACAACTGGCTGGAAATGACCGGCGCAGATGGTCTTATGATAGGTAGGGGCGCTCTAGGTATGCCATCTATATTCAAAGAGATAAGAGCTGGAAGAGAGATTCGGCCTCAAGAAGAGCTAGGTACGATCCTCCAGCATTGCATTTGGATGGAAGAGTTCTATGGCAGTTATGGGATTGGTCAGATGAAAGGGCATCTGATGCATTATCTGAGAGGAATGTCTTCTGCCAAAAAAGTAAGGGGGCTTATAAATAACAGCAAGACTTTTGATGAAATCAAGGATATCGTAAAGGAATTTCTTGGGAATAAATTGGAGAATGCTGCATAA